From the genome of Armatimonadota bacterium, one region includes:
- the dapF gene encoding diaminopimelate epimerase — protein MIEIPFAKVEAIGNHFVLINALNKLELDWSMLAVQMCQAHFGVGADGLLVLVPSAKADFGFRMFNPDGTEDMCGNGLRCSAVYVYSNGISGKNKLTFETMSGISTAEIIKCEDNSGDVKVNMGKPSLRAADIPMNADINEVIDFPLEIGGKVYLVTCVSIGTPHAVIQAPLDFFWKELPAVSRAIESHPIFPKRVNVTWWSVNKAGELRIRTWERGVGATLGCGTGACSALVAANVHGAVGKSANVISPGGTLYVEWLDQKDIYITGPARVVFEGVWVTN, from the coding sequence TTGATTGAAATTCCGTTTGCAAAAGTCGAGGCTATTGGCAACCATTTTGTGCTCATAAATGCGCTTAATAAGTTGGAACTCGACTGGTCGATGCTTGCAGTCCAAATGTGCCAAGCGCATTTTGGTGTCGGTGCAGATGGCTTGCTCGTGCTTGTGCCCTCAGCAAAGGCGGATTTTGGCTTCCGAATGTTCAACCCTGACGGCACAGAGGATATGTGTGGCAACGGCCTCAGGTGTTCAGCTGTTTATGTATACTCGAACGGCATAAGTGGTAAAAACAAGCTAACGTTTGAGACCATGAGCGGAATTAGCACAGCGGAGATAATCAAATGCGAGGACAACTCAGGCGATGTTAAGGTGAATATGGGAAAGCCTTCACTTCGAGCTGCCGATATTCCTATGAATGCCGATATCAATGAAGTGATAGATTTTCCGCTTGAGATAGGCGGAAAGGTGTATTTGGTGACCTGTGTTTCTATTGGAACGCCGCATGCGGTAATTCAGGCACCGCTGGATTTTTTCTGGAAAGAATTGCCGGCTGTCAGCCGTGCAATCGAATCGCACCCAATTTTTCCAAAAAGAGTGAATGTTACATGGTGGTCTGTAAATAAAGCAGGCGAGCTGAGAATAAGAACTTGGGAGCGTGGCGTCGGTGCGACTTTGGGGTGTGGCACAGGCGCATGCTCGGCGCTTGTCGCTGCTAATGTTCATGGAGCCGTCGGCAAAAGTGCAAATGTTATATCACCTGGTGGTACTTTATATGTCGAATGGCTAGACCAAAAGGATATATATATTACTGGCCCCGCCAGGGTAGTTTTTGAGGGAGTTTGGGTAACCAACTGA